gtgaccaaacatacaggagggcatagcaggagaacggagcggcgcccagggataatagtaagtgcagtgagatccctgggcgccgctgtacagatcctgacacttagttcacaattttttgccagatgacaggtcctctctaattttggattttttatatattgactcaaatttactactgtcatgaagtacaatgtgtcacgagagaacaatctcagaatggcttggataagtaaaagtgttccaaagttattaccacataaagtgacaagtcAGAGTCACAAAAatcagcctgggatttaaggtgaaaagtggctctgcCCATGGTGCACCTAAAATTTCATTAGCAGAACGataaaaagaagcatttctcTGGATTAGAAGATTGGATTTTCACAGGCAAGGCAAGTGTATGCTTCAGGCAACAACTCCACATGCTGGTATGCTTTAAAATAGATTTGGATGTGTCAGACAGGATCAATACActataaaagtaataaaatgttttttataaAGTGACTCAATTTTTTATGTGAATAATTCTATATATAAGACGTGGATTCAGATTTTACCATGTTTATGATACTTCTGATGGGAAAGAAGGTCGGATTTTCTTGTAAAACATCTCCTACATACAAAACATgagaatggcttctcccctgtatgaattCTCTGATGCTTTCCAAGATCGGACTTCTGTACAAATCCCTTTCCGCACTCTATACATACAAAGGGCCTCtctccagtgtgaattctctgatgagtGACGAGAGTTGACTTCTGCGCAAAACACTTTCCACAATCAGGACACgagaatggcttctctcctgtgtggattctctgatgtttaaaaaGTTCCGATTTCATTGCAAAGGTGTTTCCGCACTCCAAGCATAGGAATGGCTTCTCCCCCTTGTGAATTCGTTCATGTCGAACATGTTCCGATTTGTGGGTAAACCGCTTCCCGCAGTgagaacataaaaatggcttctcccccgtgtgaattctctgatgcttAATAAGCTCTGCCTTCCTTGCAAAATTTTTACCACACTCTAAACATGGAAACGGCTTCTCTCCCGTGTGAGTTTTCTGGTGTTCAGCAAGATTTGACTTTTGGGTAAAATATTTCCCGCACTCggtgcatgaaaatggcttctccccagtgtgaattctctTGTGTCGCACAAGTTCAGACTTGTGGGGAAAGTTTTTTCCGCAGTCAGTGCATGAAAATGGAATCTTTTTCATGTGAATTTTTTGATGTCGCAGCAGAAGGGTTTTGGTTTCTAAACGTTTTGAACATTTACAGCATGTATATAGACTGTCCTGCTTTAGACCTGCACTTTCAGTACATGGCTTATCAGGACAGTGTCCCCTGGGACCAGGGAGATCAGACAACAGATGACAGACTGGGGATATATTGGGACACATGGGGTTTTCTCCTGGACAATCTTGTGTTAAATTATAACCTTCTCTTTCACAATGAGGAGACACAGTTAAATGTTCACTTGAGAGGTCCCGCagacctaaataaaataaaaaaataaaagaaattgaaCATGAACAATTAAATCACTCAATTAGTGCTCACTGGCATATGTACCTCATAGATTGCCATGTTCCTGACATACCACTATGTCACGGAGACTTTAGACAAGGCAGAGGCAGCAGCTGTCCTCATGTGTTCAACTGAGGGAACATAGCAATGATATTTGCTTCTGCTGTAACTTTCAGGACAAGAAAAACTTTTCATACCTCCATTTAAATAATTAGATGCCACAGTCAGTAGTAACCACAGCATCTAAAGAACTTGACAAAGGGAGGGGACTGCCAGTTTAGTTatacttaccccccccccccccccaaaaaaaaaacacaaaaaaaaaatataacccagCAAATAAAATTACATCAACATAAAATAAACTTAGTCCTGAAGGCCCAAAACTGGTCATACCTTAAGCAGTTAATAAAATGATCAGAATATTTTAAACGTATTACATTAATAAGAGGTGTAAcatgaaaaatttaaagaaaCATAAACTTTAAAATGAAAACAGATCAGGCTTCCCAATATGGTTTAGAGAAAATCCAATATCTCCAGAGTCCAGATTGAAAGGACATTCTCCCAAAGAACAAGAATTTTTAAGAAATTGTCTCATGAGAGACAATAACATTCTGGATGGGGTTGTCTCTCATGAGATCAGTTGATCGCTCCTGGTCCAGCTCATGACAAACAAGCTCCAGAGCAAGCTGCAGTCACCCAGACCTTTCCCATGCATCATGCTCTGGAGGGGAACATCGTATTAGGGTGGGTTTTCATTCTCATTATGGAATTCCGTTATAACACAGTTATAACGGAATAACGGTTCCATTATATATGATGGAAAAAATAGCCTCGTCGACAGGACTATTTTTTTCATCATGTATAAAGGAACAAAACGGAACCGTTATTTGtggccatagacatgtattaggacggagcaaaacggaatgcctcttaaaggcttcagttttgcattccgtcctaaacTTCCGTTATAGCTTTGTTATAACGGAAGCCTATAACAGAATTCCATAATGCAAATGCGAACTTGCCCTTACATGAGTCAGCCCGACTCTCTGTTCTAACTTATAGAGGGAGTCCCAAGTGAAATACCATTCTTTGATCTCCATATGTCCTAATAAGGCACATGGAAAGGGGTTTTCTTCACAGGACAACCCATTCAATGAACTAAAAATGCTAAATCCCCCAGGAAAATACAATGGCAAAACAGCCAAAAATGTTGGTGTTTGTTTTTGATTGCATGGTCTTCTATAAACACGTCACTGGATTATAATATCCCCAAATGGCTAGTTTTGTGTGAAATGATATGTGGAGCTTATTGCAGACAACAATTTCCTGAGAATTCTATACAGAGGAAAACCTCTTGGTCTCTACTGTCATAATGACAACTTCCAAAAGATCTAATGAGCAATGATTCTTATAGGTACAGCTCCAGGAACATGTACAAATTGTAACCGTCAAATCTAGTAACTGCAATAGATAGActacatttaatgggaaaatagaGGCAAGAACTTCTGGACTGAAATTTTGGGCTTGACGCACGATGAAAGCAGTAAGTGCAGATAATGGTCTTCCCCAGGACCACTTCCTCATTCACATTTTTAACCACATGATTTAGGAAATCtgacaccagcgacctccctatccaacatTTACATAGACATATAGCtgtagttcacctgattaaaatactgtatttcttttgttgatctgaggctcaatTCACGATTTGTGAGACTTTTTCTGAATGTGCGAATTTGGCCTTTGGAGCATTGAGGACATTaccgttgctcttgttgcacccaagcatcactcatttctgtggccagcccctcctaCGCTGCTTTGATTAAAaaggccaggcagtggcaaagcagccagggaggggctgaCCGCAAAAAGAGTTTGGGTGCAACAAGATCAACgttgatgccctcattgcatcaaaggcttaccgtattttttgccccataagatgcattttttcccctCAAAAGCAGGGTAAAAATGGCCCTGCGTCTTATGGAGTGAATACAAATGAGCTCTTCCattatgaaagcgctcattagtaccagagctggtgaaggctctgtactcaccgcttcctagtcctcagctgtcggctgtgctgtggctgcgcacagcgtgagggtgctctgtgacctcacgctgtgcgtgtcGGTTCACAGTACAGCCGACGgcaggaagagcaggaggagcactggaggagaggagaggtaagtgtttttgttttgtgtgttctgtggctgatgagaggcttgggggctgaaatatggctatggggctgatatgggggttgaAATATGGCAATAGGGGCCATTATGAgggctgaaatatggcaatggtggctgatatgggggctgatgagaagcaTTTGTGGGCTCATGAGAGGCACGGGGctattatctgaggtcttattgggggtcattcacattggtgtctgagctgaggtcttattggggtcttattaacattgggggtctaattggggCTGTCATCTaaagtctgattaacattggaggtctgactggTGGTCTGACCttgggtctaatgaaaaatatttttttcttattgtcctcctctaaaacctgcatcttatgggcagaAAAATAAGGTATTTtgtatattaagaaaaagtatcacaactcaggaacggatccgtggatcaacaaaagaaagcaTTTTGATCAGGAGAACCACAGCTAAGTATATATGCAAACAGCTGGATAGAgcagtcactggtgacagattccctttaaagtgtagCATAATGAATTGAAGCAGTGACAGAATGGGGTGTAAAGTGGCTTTGTGTACCATGTATTTAGATCTTAAAACAAACCTGTGCTGAAATCTGGTTCTTCCTCCTTAACTTGTCTATCATTCCTGCTGtatatctcctcctcttcttcttcttcttcatctATAACTTCAACTTTTATATCAATCAGATCTTCACACtaaacagaggaaaaaaaaaaaagataagaacACCTTTGGTTTCAAATCTGAAAAAAatcttcccttaaaggggttatccaaaactaAATGCCCCCCCATATtccgggcccctcacaatgaatatacttacctggctccctgagcctctcctggtccccacaccgctGCTTCTTCCCatgcatggatgaaaacatctggtgtcggagaAGGGGGGCgcaagcagccaatggcaggcggttacggagacgagcctccctagcgtctcccgcgatgctagggaggtttGTCCCCGTCCCCCACTGGCTGCTCCcactgacaccggatgttttcatccacgcactGGGAGAAAcagcagcggcagtgcggggaccaggagcggctcagggagccaggtaagtatattcattgtgaggggcccggaatatgggggggcattttatagtcttggataacccttttacgaTCACACAGTTTAGAATGATTTTACCTGATGATCCGGTGGTACACTGAGATCGTCTGAAGAATCCTGTGAAtacagaggactgggacatctttcTGGAGTATTTCTGGTACTGGATCCATCTGTAGAAAACGCACATAATGGTTGAATACATTTGCAGTATTCCAGTGCAGGGGGTATCTGCGAATAGTTGGTAATGTTATGTTACTTAATGTAATGTACACCCAGCATGGCCTGGTATGGTTGGAAgggacagggttaaccaccctgttccaccCCTCTCAGGAAAGACAGGAGATAGTCCTACTTCCTGACTAGATAAAGGGAGAGCAGATGAGTTTGTGAGGAGAGAGGAAGCAAGTCCATATGCTCCTTATCCTCAGAGACTAACTGATCGCTGTGAAAGTTACTGCTTGTGCCACagcaagagagagagaagaaaataAGAACTTAAAATTTCTATGGCCAAGCATAAGAGTCAGCAAAATAACCTGTGACTACAGCTattcagactttgctgcttgtgagGGTCTACAGTTAAAAGggactgtctcacttcagcaaatagcatttatcatgtacacaaagttaatacaaggcacttactgatgtattgtgattgtccatattgcctcctctgctggATATATTAAATTTTccatcacataatacactgcttgtttcctggggttatgaccaccctgcaatctggcagtggtggtcatgcttgcacactataggaaaaggtgctggcctatgcgcactcccacagtcccagccatCAGAGagagccttttcctatagtgtgtaagcacggccaccactgctggattacagggtggttgtatcCCCTGCatacaggcagtgtataatgtgatggaaaaataaatcaagccagcaaatgaggcaatatggacaatcacaatacattggtaagtgccttgtattaactttgtctacatgataaatgctttttgctgaagggggacaacccctttaaggcatctaTCACACTAAAACATGTCCTCGCCAGACATGCCTCTAAAGACCTGTATCCCGCAGTGGATCCTACAGCCATAATTGCCAGATTACAGCCACCAACCTGAGATTCTAGTGAGAGAGACTTTAGCGAAATAGCATACCAAGAGTGCCATTATTTACCACTTTGCCATCCTCCATACCTCCCTATA
This window of the Bufo bufo chromosome 6, aBufBuf1.1, whole genome shotgun sequence genome carries:
- the LOC121005398 gene encoding zinc finger protein OZF-like, producing MDEVRSCEAGRLLNLTLEIIYLLTGEDYTVVKKTSDKFMTPSSHPCVSGRWTRKRNHTMEPPPHSLILDKSKVYKILALTNDIIELLTGEDVTSYLSMQEWENLDGHEDLYKDVMIEDHQPVASPDGSSTRNTPERCPSPLYSQDSSDDLSVPPDHQCEDLIDIKVEVIDEEEEEEEEIYSRNDRQVKEEEPDFSTGLRDLSSEHLTVSPHCEREGYNLTQDCPGENPMCPNISPVCHLLSDLPGPRGHCPDKPCTESAGLKQDSLYTCCKCSKRLETKTLLLRHQKIHMKKIPFSCTDCGKNFPHKSELVRHKRIHTGEKPFSCTECGKYFTQKSNLAEHQKTHTGEKPFPCLECGKNFARKAELIKHQRIHTGEKPFLCSHCGKRFTHKSEHVRHERIHKGEKPFLCLECGNTFAMKSELFKHQRIHTGEKPFSCPDCGKCFAQKSTLVTHQRIHTGERPFVCIECGKGFVQKSDLGKHQRIHTGEKPFSCFVCRRCFTRKSDLLSHQKYHKHGKI